The following are encoded together in the Pirellulales bacterium genome:
- the queA gene encoding tRNA preQ1(34) S-adenosylmethionine ribosyltransferase-isomerase QueA: MNAATVSELDRYDYDLPKHLVAQAPLPSRSDARLMVVNRKHGRISHHHIRDLPDLLQSGDSLVVNDTRVLPARLVGYRQSTQGRWEGLFLGVESTGAWRILCKARGKLAPGETIQLVDRLARDDLQLRLVAKSDAGMWLVRPLADGPILETLERIGRVPLPKYIRKGEMIGADRERYQTVFAKEAGSAAAPTAGLHFTPELIGRLKNATIDVAKITLHVGLGTFRPIRATKLDSHQMHSEWGRIDGATAERLSAVRKAGGRIVAVGTTSVRVLETAAADGVLRPWAGLTELFIRPPYRFKAVDCLMTNFHLPRTTLLVLASTFGGDELIRRAYQEAIAHEYRFYSYGDAMLIV; this comes from the coding sequence ATGAATGCCGCCACCGTCAGCGAACTTGACCGGTACGATTACGACTTGCCAAAACATCTCGTGGCGCAAGCGCCGCTGCCTTCGCGCAGCGATGCGCGGCTGATGGTCGTGAACCGAAAACATGGCCGAATTTCTCACCATCACATTCGCGATCTGCCGGATTTGCTGCAATCGGGAGACTCCTTAGTGGTGAACGACACGCGCGTGCTGCCGGCGCGGCTGGTGGGCTATCGACAGAGCACTCAAGGGCGCTGGGAAGGACTGTTTCTCGGCGTTGAGTCGACCGGCGCGTGGCGAATCCTCTGCAAAGCTCGAGGAAAGCTCGCACCCGGCGAGACCATTCAACTCGTCGATCGTTTGGCGCGCGACGATTTGCAATTGCGATTGGTCGCCAAATCGGACGCGGGCATGTGGTTGGTTCGGCCGCTCGCTGACGGGCCGATCTTGGAAACGCTGGAGCGCATCGGACGAGTGCCATTGCCCAAATATATTCGCAAAGGAGAAATGATCGGCGCCGATCGCGAGCGGTATCAAACAGTTTTTGCCAAAGAGGCCGGATCTGCCGCCGCCCCGACGGCTGGCTTGCATTTCACGCCCGAACTGATTGGCCGCTTGAAAAATGCTACCATCGACGTGGCCAAAATTACGCTGCATGTTGGCCTCGGCACATTTCGGCCAATCCGAGCGACCAAACTCGATAGCCACCAAATGCACAGCGAATGGGGGCGCATCGATGGTGCGACCGCAGAGAGGCTGTCGGCAGTTCGCAAAGCCGGCGGACGCATCGTTGCCGTCGGCACAACCTCGGTGCGCGTACTGGAAACCGCCGCGGCAGACGGCGTACTCCGCCCGTGGGCGGGCCTAACCGAGCTATTTATTCGACCGCCTTATCGATTCAAAGCCGTTGATTGCCTAATGACCAACTTTCATCTGCCGCGTACAACGCTGTTGGTTCTCGCGAGCACGTTTGGCGGCGACGAATTGATTCGCCGCGCTTATCA